One Parasphingorhabdus cellanae genomic region harbors:
- a CDS encoding NifU family protein — MLIETEKTPNPSTLKFLMGQTVMADGTRDFASPEDAEISPLAEALFTLGDVAGVFFGSDFVSVTAGPGSEWTDVKPQVLSILLDHFSADLPLFKPGSAGDIHIPPEEEVHDDPEDADIIAQIKELIETRVRPAVANDGGDIVYRGFNRGIVFLKMQGACAGCPSSTATLKHGIESLLKHYVPEVVEVRAA; from the coding sequence ATGTTGATAGAAACTGAAAAAACTCCGAACCCGTCCACGCTCAAATTCTTGATGGGCCAGACCGTTATGGCTGACGGGACAAGAGATTTTGCTTCACCAGAAGATGCTGAAATCTCTCCTCTTGCAGAGGCTCTGTTTACCTTAGGCGATGTAGCCGGTGTCTTTTTCGGATCGGACTTCGTGTCGGTTACCGCCGGTCCCGGATCAGAATGGACGGATGTCAAGCCGCAAGTGCTGAGCATTTTGCTTGACCATTTCTCTGCAGACTTACCACTGTTCAAGCCCGGATCTGCCGGAGACATTCATATTCCGCCCGAAGAAGAAGTGCATGATGATCCTGAAGATGCGGATATCATTGCACAGATTAAGGAATTGATTGAAACCCGGGTTCGCCCTGCCGTTGCAAATGACGGTGGCGACATCGTATATCGCGGGTTCAACCGCGGTATCGTATTTCTGAAGATGCAAGGTGCTTGCGCAGGATGTCCATCATCAACCGCCACACTGAAACACGGCATCGAATCTTTGCTCAAACATTATGTGCCGGAAGTTGTAGAAGTCAGAGCCGCATAA
- the tsaB gene encoding tRNA (adenosine(37)-N6)-threonylcarbamoyltransferase complex dimerization subunit type 1 TsaB — translation MGKRILAIDTATTACSVALFENGKSIAHSYEEIGRGHAEKLVPMIAQLPGKGRADQIMVNCGPGSFTGVRIGLSAAKALTMAWHAEISGYQCLHLVAAQALVKMKQAAPIFVAMVGGHGEYFVQNFASDGSATDELLSLSPEAALRHAQSDVFAGSAAKPLAKLTKKAIFYSILPDAAKTILLNNNYEFLIAAPVYGRAPDAQPAH, via the coding sequence ATGGGCAAGCGCATACTCGCAATCGACACTGCTACAACGGCTTGCTCGGTGGCTCTTTTCGAAAATGGAAAGTCTATAGCCCATAGCTACGAAGAAATTGGCCGCGGTCATGCGGAAAAGCTAGTGCCAATGATCGCGCAATTGCCCGGCAAAGGGCGCGCTGATCAGATCATGGTCAATTGCGGTCCAGGGAGTTTCACTGGCGTTCGCATCGGTCTTTCTGCCGCAAAGGCTCTGACTATGGCTTGGCATGCGGAAATTTCCGGATATCAATGTCTGCATCTTGTGGCTGCACAGGCTTTGGTTAAAATGAAACAAGCTGCCCCTATTTTTGTCGCTATGGTCGGCGGTCATGGTGAGTATTTTGTCCAGAATTTCGCTTCCGACGGAAGCGCCACGGATGAATTGTTATCACTGTCCCCGGAAGCAGCTTTGCGTCATGCACAGTCAGATGTGTTTGCAGGCTCCGCAGCAAAGCCCTTAGCCAAACTGACAAAAAAAGCTATATTTTACTCGATCTTGCCCGACGCCGCTAAGACGATATTGTTGAACAACAACTACGAATTTCTGATAGCTGCGCCCGTCTATGGGCGTGCCCCCGATGCTCAACCGGCGCATTAG
- the miaB gene encoding tRNA (N6-isopentenyl adenosine(37)-C2)-methylthiotransferase MiaB, with protein MNRSNPKKFRVKSFGCQMNVYDGERMSEMLVDQGMSSAADGEDADLVVLNTCHIREKAAEKVYSDIGRLRGKDGKSPMIAVAGCVAQAEGKEISRRAPSVDIVVGPQAYHRLPELIERAKTGKKAIDTDMPAASKFDILPTRKKQARPTAFLTVQEGCDKFCTYCVVPYTRGAEISRPWADLVNEAQALVDGGVKEITLLGQNVNAWTSEDDKGKLQGLDGLIRALDGIDGLERIRYTTSHPNDMTEALIAAHGEIPALMPYLHLPVQSGSDRILKAMNRSHTTQSYLDILARMREVRPDIAISGDFIVGFPGETDADFEDTLAVVREANYAQAYSFKYSPRPGTPATVMDDQIAPEVMDERLQRLQALLNEQQYDFNKLALGRRTDILLERNGKLDGQLVGKTPWLQSVHIIAPELAIGDMVDVTIESAGPNSLQGKMTRREAA; from the coding sequence ATGAATCGATCCAATCCTAAGAAGTTCCGTGTCAAATCCTTCGGCTGTCAAATGAACGTCTATGACGGTGAGCGCATGTCGGAAATGCTTGTCGATCAGGGCATGTCGAGTGCCGCCGATGGCGAAGATGCCGATTTGGTGGTCCTAAACACTTGCCACATTCGTGAAAAAGCAGCTGAAAAGGTCTATTCCGATATCGGGCGCTTGCGCGGCAAGGATGGTAAGAGCCCGATGATTGCTGTCGCAGGTTGTGTGGCGCAAGCGGAAGGCAAAGAAATTTCGCGACGCGCGCCTAGCGTCGATATTGTCGTTGGTCCGCAAGCCTATCACAGACTGCCCGAACTGATCGAACGCGCCAAAACTGGCAAAAAAGCGATCGATACTGACATGCCCGCGGCATCAAAATTCGATATCCTTCCAACCCGCAAGAAACAGGCTCGTCCGACGGCCTTTTTGACCGTGCAGGAAGGGTGTGACAAATTTTGTACCTATTGCGTAGTACCCTATACAAGAGGTGCAGAAATTTCTCGGCCTTGGGCTGACCTGGTCAACGAGGCACAGGCGCTTGTTGATGGCGGTGTGAAAGAGATTACCCTGCTCGGTCAGAATGTGAATGCCTGGACCAGCGAAGATGACAAAGGCAAGCTGCAAGGCCTCGATGGTCTGATTCGCGCATTGGACGGGATCGACGGCCTGGAGCGGATAAGATATACAACCAGTCATCCCAACGACATGACCGAAGCCCTGATAGCTGCACATGGTGAGATACCCGCGCTCATGCCTTACTTGCACCTTCCGGTACAATCAGGCAGCGACCGTATCCTAAAGGCTATGAATCGTTCGCATACGACCCAGAGCTATCTCGATATTCTAGCCCGTATGAGAGAGGTCAGACCGGATATTGCCATTTCTGGTGATTTTATCGTTGGTTTTCCCGGCGAAACAGATGCGGATTTTGAAGATACCTTGGCTGTGGTTCGAGAAGCCAACTATGCCCAAGCCTATTCATTCAAATATTCACCGCGCCCGGGCACTCCGGCGACTGTGATGGATGACCAAATTGCTCCTGAAGTCATGGACGAACGGCTCCAACGGCTTCAGGCATTGCTGAACGAACAGCAATATGACTTTAACAAGCTGGCTCTTGGCCGTCGGACAGATATCTTGCTGGAGCGCAATGGCAAACTTGACGGGCAACTGGTCGGCAAAACCCCATGGTTGCAATCGGTCCATATCATCGCTCCTGAATTGGCGATTGGTGATATGGTTGATGTCACAATCGAAAGTGCTGGACCCAATAGTCTGCAGGGGAAAATGACACGGAGAGAAGCTGCTTAA
- the rimI gene encoding ribosomal protein S18-alanine N-acetyltransferase: MPEFKPDFEEVAAPDGMHDAIALEYSGYDQLQVVMRIMRSAFSSIYGESWNEHQCRSMLSLPGTRLMLARYAQQPCGFAISREIAGEEELLMIAVDPKYQNAGIGLAILKKLISDAENNGTIAVFLEVRSNNPAQSLYQKLGFKKIGLRPAYYTGSNKEKFDAITYKKSL; the protein is encoded by the coding sequence ATGCCTGAATTTAAACCAGATTTTGAAGAAGTTGCGGCACCAGATGGGATGCACGATGCAATCGCGCTTGAATATAGTGGATATGACCAGCTGCAAGTAGTTATGCGCATTATGCGCTCTGCGTTTTCGAGTATTTACGGAGAATCGTGGAACGAACACCAATGCCGGTCGATGCTGTCTTTACCAGGTACTCGATTGATGCTTGCCCGCTATGCCCAGCAACCTTGCGGATTTGCGATCAGCAGAGAAATAGCCGGCGAAGAAGAATTATTGATGATTGCAGTCGATCCAAAATATCAAAATGCGGGTATTGGCCTGGCGATCTTAAAGAAACTTATCTCAGATGCCGAAAATAACGGAACTATAGCCGTGTTTTTGGAGGTGCGTTCCAACAACCCTGCACAAAGCCTATATCAAAAGCTGGGGTTTAAGAAAATTGGACTTCGGCCGGCATATTATACAGGTAGTAACAAAGAAAAGTTTGATGCCATCACGTATAAGAAATCTTTGTGA
- a CDS encoding PhoH family protein: protein MAKKNIAEDKINLVTLDVEFEDPQILGDLFGEYDRNIVAIEDRLGVYIAARGTKLKIEGEEETATQARDVLIGIYKRLEEGQEIDAAVVEAIIGMVADPRLSKIAKSDNARKPVKTDLSAPPKVMIKTRKKTIFPRSVRQADYMEKLARDDMIFALGPAGTGKTYLAVAQAVSQLITGSVDRLILSRPAVEAGEKIGFLPGDMKEKVDPFLRPLYDALYDTLPAEQVERRIESGEIEIAPIAFMRGRTLADAFVILDEAQNTTTAQMKMFLTRFGMNSRMVICGDPKQVDLPSGATSGLADAVQKLDGVDSVSMVKFGAADVVRHPLVGKIVEAYEGKDAAD, encoded by the coding sequence ATGGCCAAAAAAAATATTGCTGAAGACAAGATCAATCTGGTGACGTTGGACGTCGAATTTGAAGACCCCCAGATCTTAGGCGACCTTTTTGGTGAATATGACCGCAACATCGTGGCGATTGAAGATCGCTTGGGCGTTTATATTGCAGCCCGAGGCACCAAGCTAAAAATTGAAGGCGAAGAAGAAACGGCGACACAAGCCCGTGATGTTTTGATCGGCATCTATAAACGGCTGGAAGAAGGGCAAGAAATCGATGCGGCCGTCGTGGAAGCGATTATTGGTATGGTTGCGGATCCCCGATTATCTAAAATAGCAAAATCTGATAATGCTCGGAAACCGGTTAAAACCGACCTCTCAGCGCCGCCCAAGGTGATGATTAAGACGCGCAAAAAAACCATCTTTCCGCGCTCTGTTCGTCAAGCCGACTATATGGAAAAGCTGGCCCGTGACGACATGATTTTTGCGCTGGGTCCTGCGGGTACCGGCAAAACCTATCTGGCCGTAGCGCAAGCCGTTTCTCAGCTAATTACAGGATCAGTCGATCGCCTGATTCTATCCCGCCCAGCGGTAGAAGCTGGCGAGAAAATCGGTTTTCTGCCGGGCGATATGAAGGAGAAAGTCGATCCTTTCCTGCGCCCGCTTTATGATGCGCTCTACGATACACTGCCGGCAGAACAGGTCGAACGGCGGATTGAAAGCGGTGAAATTGAAATCGCACCAATCGCGTTCATGCGCGGTCGGACTTTAGCGGATGCCTTTGTGATATTGGACGAAGCGCAGAACACAACGACAGCGCAGATGAAAATGTTCCTTACCCGTTTCGGTATGAATAGCCGGATGGTCATTTGCGGGGATCCGAAGCAGGTCGATTTGCCAAGCGGCGCAACCTCTGGCCTGGCCGACGCGGTGCAGAAACTGGACGGGGTCGATAGCGTCAGCATGGTGAAATTCGGCGCTGCTGATGTCGTTCGCCATCCGCTGGTTGGAAAAATAGTCGAGGCCTATGAAGGCAAAGATGCTGCGGATTGA
- a CDS encoding lysophospholipid acyltransferase family protein, translating to MAYPLTERASANQPLTSVVGALLIGLRTLGILLSLLICLPMHYLWRLLRLPSPWPRFFLQLVATNCGAVIKTKGNRLKHDVFYVSNHISWFDIPVVAGVTGCTFVAQDGIASWPIIGWLCRINKTIFVSRTDRMQVGDQIDIIREAIEEKYPITVFPEGTTTDGHSLLPFKPSLFQAMAPPPKPTMIQPVLLDYGDVSKDIAWVGDESAVDNAKRLFGRWGIIPTTLHFIEPFDPADFGDRKAICAEAERRIAKALSASLSGEPVV from the coding sequence ATGGCGTATCCTCTGACCGAAAGAGCTAGCGCCAATCAGCCTTTGACTTCGGTGGTGGGGGCACTGCTTATCGGATTACGGACTTTGGGCATCTTGCTCAGCTTACTCATTTGCTTACCCATGCATTATCTCTGGCGGCTATTGCGTTTACCTTCGCCATGGCCGCGCTTTTTCCTTCAGCTGGTGGCGACCAATTGTGGCGCTGTGATTAAAACAAAAGGCAACCGGTTGAAACATGACGTTTTCTACGTCTCCAATCATATCAGCTGGTTTGATATACCGGTGGTTGCTGGGGTCACGGGCTGCACATTTGTAGCCCAAGACGGTATCGCCAGCTGGCCGATTATCGGATGGCTTTGCCGCATCAACAAGACGATTTTTGTCTCTCGAACCGATCGGATGCAGGTCGGTGATCAAATTGATATTATTCGCGAGGCCATTGAAGAAAAATATCCAATCACCGTATTTCCCGAGGGTACGACTACGGATGGGCATAGTTTGCTGCCGTTCAAGCCCTCCCTATTCCAAGCCATGGCACCACCGCCTAAACCGACCATGATTCAACCTGTGCTCTTAGACTATGGGGACGTCAGCAAAGATATTGCATGGGTCGGCGATGAGTCCGCCGTCGATAACGCCAAGCGGCTATTCGGTCGATGGGGCATCATTCCGACAACCCTGCACTTTATTGAACCCTTTGATCCGGCTGACTTTGGTGATCGGAAGGCGATTTGCGCAGAGGCAGAACGACGGATTGCTAAGGCGCTTTCCGCTTCCCTGTCGGGAGAGCCCGTTGTATAG
- a CDS encoding malonic semialdehyde reductase: protein MNQPLDDAALDQLFREARTYNGYHDKPVTVEQLHAIWDLMKMGPTSANMLPARMVWCHSQEAKQRLADCAGEGNKDKIVKAPAAVVIGMDQNFHEYLPELFPHTDAKSWFDEDPEGRVEGAMRNSSLQGAYFILAARAIGLDTGPMSGFDNTAADNAFFGDQPNVKSNFISTLGYGDPSTIFDRSPRPDFDKFNTII from the coding sequence ATGAATCAGCCACTTGATGATGCTGCACTGGATCAGCTTTTTCGTGAAGCACGAACTTATAACGGATATCATGATAAACCAGTAACTGTGGAGCAGCTTCATGCGATATGGGACCTGATGAAGATGGGACCAACCAGTGCTAATATGTTGCCGGCTCGGATGGTCTGGTGCCATAGTCAAGAAGCAAAACAACGCCTTGCGGACTGCGCTGGTGAGGGAAATAAAGACAAGATTGTCAAAGCCCCCGCTGCTGTCGTCATTGGTATGGACCAAAATTTTCACGAATATCTGCCGGAACTCTTCCCGCATACCGATGCAAAAAGCTGGTTTGATGAGGATCCTGAAGGCCGGGTTGAGGGCGCGATGCGAAATAGCTCTTTACAAGGGGCTTATTTCATTCTCGCGGCCCGCGCTATAGGGCTGGATACCGGCCCGATGTCAGGCTTCGACAATACAGCGGCAGACAATGCTTTCTTCGGTGACCAGCCAAATGTGAAATCGAATTTCATCTCGACGCTTGGCTATGGTGATCCTTCGACGATTTTTGACCGTAGTCCACGCCCTGACTTCGACAAATTTAACACGATTATCTGA
- a CDS encoding Fur family transcriptional regulator, whose product MPDKIDLEKLCAEKGLRITDQRRVIARVISDADDHPDVETLHERASAVDSRISIATVYRTVRLFEEAGILDRHDFGDGRARYEAVPEAHHDHLIDVETGKVIEFVDPELEALQKVIAEKLGYRLVDHRMELYGVSSDRKS is encoded by the coding sequence ATGCCGGACAAAATTGATCTTGAAAAGTTATGTGCCGAAAAAGGCCTTCGAATAACCGACCAGCGCCGGGTCATTGCCCGAGTTATTTCTGACGCAGATGACCATCCCGATGTGGAGACACTGCACGAGCGCGCTTCTGCCGTTGATTCTCGTATATCCATAGCCACTGTTTATCGCACCGTTCGCCTATTTGAAGAAGCTGGTATCCTTGATCGCCATGACTTTGGTGATGGGCGTGCACGCTATGAAGCCGTTCCCGAAGCACATCACGACCATCTGATCGATGTGGAAACCGGTAAGGTTATTGAATTTGTAGATCCTGAACTCGAAGCCCTGCAAAAGGTAATTGCTGAGAAACTCGGATACAGACTAGTCGACCATCGTATGGAGTTATATGGCGTATCCTCTGACCGAAAGAGCTAG
- a CDS encoding M16 family metallopeptidase: MNIHTRAFCRFFAQFTIFAAIALPSSVFAQVQETEAEISAEKPWLYKGSDVPIDKSWTFGVLDNGLRYAVKNNGVPPGQVSIRVRIDAGSLMEQDHEQGFAHFMEHLSFRGSTYVPDGEAKRVWQRLGATFGSDSNAETTPTQTVYKLDLPNANPTSLDESIKIISGMVSAPGLNTIAVNAERPVVLAELQERQGPQTKVQDATRELFFAGQRLASRAPIGTPESLAAATPQMLQLFHQRWYRPENTVIVIAGDGEPAEFEALIKKHFSAWKGKGEAGVAPDFGDPDSNSDISRLVIEPTLPRYISMVVARPWEQVDDTIAYNQQLLIDLLALQMINRRLEARARAGGSYLQANVNQEDVSRSIDGTFVNIVPLSEDWAAALKDVRGVIADATTQAPSEEDIAREIAEFDAALAIGAEGYATEAARKQADDIVNAVDIRETVATPQTALDVFRSMRNLYTPQRLLESTQKLFDGTATRVLLTSPTVVDDGKTKLAAALNEEVSAASNVRVKQANLGFDALPRIGRAGKVKSSEKISRFDIEKLILSNGVRVLLFPNKAEQNKIMVNARFGRGYSGLDPSEENLAWTGGMALMASGIGKLGQEELDKITTGRRIGLGFEIDDDAYEIKADTRAADLEDQLHLIAAKLHRPRWDEAPVIRGRAASLIGYDSFAASPQAVLQRDLEWLVRGKDLRWKTPDKDDFNALTPKDFKKFWKPILASGPIELMLFGDFDRDEAVEAVLKTFGALKKRKPDDMPDGVKSPMFPESKSAPEILVHKGDQERAAALIAWPTGGGLENIRESRRLEVLVSIFNDRMFEILRSQEGASYSPQVVNSWPVAFQSGGYISASSQLTPSNVDRFYGVAEFIAKDLREKPVSPDELKRIVEPLRQLIARASSGNSFWMSQLEGASYNPKKFTVLRTLLSDYTVITPEEVQQLAQKYLKDSTEWKLLVLPEGNAKAAVAKDAASTGRSR; the protein is encoded by the coding sequence ATGAACATACACACCCGCGCATTTTGCCGCTTTTTCGCCCAATTTACTATTTTTGCCGCAATTGCGCTTCCATCGTCGGTTTTTGCGCAAGTGCAGGAAACTGAGGCGGAGATTAGCGCTGAAAAGCCTTGGCTTTACAAGGGTAGCGACGTTCCGATTGACAAGAGCTGGACCTTCGGGGTGCTTGATAACGGGCTGCGCTATGCGGTCAAAAATAATGGTGTCCCTCCAGGGCAAGTGTCCATTCGGGTTCGGATTGATGCCGGCTCTTTGATGGAACAAGACCACGAACAGGGGTTTGCGCATTTCATGGAGCATTTGTCGTTCCGTGGGTCTACATATGTACCCGATGGTGAAGCAAAGCGCGTTTGGCAGCGATTGGGTGCTACTTTTGGTAGTGACAGCAATGCCGAAACGACACCGACACAGACTGTTTACAAGCTTGATCTGCCAAATGCCAATCCCACCAGCCTGGATGAGAGTATCAAAATCATCTCGGGTATGGTTAGTGCACCAGGTCTTAACACCATAGCGGTCAATGCCGAACGCCCAGTTGTATTAGCGGAACTGCAGGAAAGGCAGGGGCCTCAGACCAAGGTTCAAGACGCGACGCGCGAGCTATTTTTTGCTGGTCAGCGTCTTGCGAGCAGAGCGCCCATTGGCACGCCCGAGTCACTGGCAGCGGCAACACCGCAAATGCTGCAATTGTTTCATCAGCGCTGGTATCGTCCGGAAAATACAGTGATCGTTATTGCTGGCGATGGGGAGCCAGCTGAATTTGAAGCGCTAATTAAAAAGCACTTTTCCGCATGGAAGGGCAAGGGAGAGGCTGGTGTTGCCCCCGATTTTGGTGATCCTGATAGCAACAGTGATATCAGTCGGCTTGTTATCGAGCCTACCCTACCGCGGTATATTTCGATGGTTGTTGCCCGTCCTTGGGAACAGGTTGATGATACTATTGCCTATAACCAACAACTGTTGATTGATTTGCTAGCCCTTCAAATGATTAATCGCAGGCTGGAAGCGCGGGCCAGGGCAGGGGGTAGCTATCTTCAGGCCAATGTAAATCAGGAAGATGTAAGCCGTTCGATCGATGGAACATTTGTTAACATTGTACCATTGAGCGAAGACTGGGCTGCGGCGCTTAAGGATGTAAGAGGAGTGATCGCCGACGCCACAACACAGGCGCCGTCTGAAGAGGATATTGCCAGAGAGATAGCGGAATTTGACGCTGCTCTTGCAATCGGTGCCGAGGGCTATGCGACGGAAGCGGCTCGCAAGCAGGCCGACGATATTGTTAATGCAGTAGATATTCGAGAAACCGTCGCAACGCCTCAGACAGCACTGGATGTCTTTCGGTCAATGCGCAATCTCTACACACCTCAGCGGTTATTGGAATCCACGCAGAAATTGTTCGATGGAACGGCGACCCGGGTGTTACTGACGTCGCCGACCGTGGTGGACGACGGGAAAACCAAACTTGCAGCGGCGTTGAATGAAGAAGTTAGCGCGGCGAGCAATGTACGAGTGAAGCAGGCCAATCTGGGCTTTGATGCGCTGCCTCGAATCGGCCGCGCTGGGAAAGTCAAATCATCGGAAAAAATTTCCCGATTTGATATTGAGAAACTCATTCTGTCCAATGGCGTTCGGGTTCTGCTCTTTCCCAACAAGGCGGAGCAAAACAAGATAATGGTCAATGCGCGTTTTGGCCGAGGATATAGTGGATTGGATCCTAGCGAAGAAAATCTAGCTTGGACTGGCGGAATGGCTTTGATGGCCAGCGGTATCGGCAAGTTAGGTCAGGAAGAGCTGGACAAAATCACGACTGGACGGCGGATCGGATTGGGGTTCGAAATTGATGATGACGCTTATGAAATCAAGGCTGATACGCGCGCGGCTGACCTAGAGGACCAACTTCATCTTATAGCTGCTAAGCTACACCGCCCGCGCTGGGACGAGGCTCCTGTCATTCGTGGACGTGCCGCATCATTAATCGGTTATGATAGCTTTGCTGCTTCGCCGCAGGCTGTATTGCAGCGAGATCTGGAGTGGTTGGTGCGAGGTAAGGATCTGCGTTGGAAAACCCCTGACAAAGACGATTTCAATGCCTTGACCCCCAAGGATTTTAAAAAATTCTGGAAACCGATTTTGGCAAGCGGCCCAATTGAGCTGATGCTATTTGGCGATTTTGATCGTGATGAAGCTGTAGAGGCCGTACTCAAGACCTTTGGCGCGCTAAAAAAGCGGAAACCTGACGACATGCCTGATGGTGTCAAATCACCGATGTTCCCGGAATCTAAGTCTGCGCCCGAAATATTGGTGCACAAGGGAGATCAGGAACGGGCGGCGGCGTTAATTGCATGGCCTACCGGCGGCGGACTGGAAAACATAAGAGAAAGCAGGCGGTTGGAGGTGTTGGTTTCCATTTTCAATGACCGGATGTTCGAGATCCTTCGGTCGCAAGAAGGGGCCAGCTATAGTCCGCAGGTAGTAAACAGCTGGCCGGTAGCTTTTCAGAGTGGCGGCTATATTAGCGCGTCGAGCCAATTGACCCCAAGTAATGTAGATCGATTTTACGGGGTCGCTGAGTTTATTGCCAAAGACCTGCGCGAAAAACCGGTCAGTCCGGATGAGTTAAAACGAATTGTCGAACCACTTCGGCAACTTATCGCGCGGGCAAGCAGCGGTAACAGCTTCTGGATGAGCCAGCTGGAAGGTGCAAGCTATAACCCCAAGAAGTTCACTGTCCTGAGAACATTGCTGAGCGATTATACCGTGATTACGCCCGAAGAAGTGCAGCAACTCGCGCAGAAATATCTGAAGGATTCGACGGAATGGAAGCTTTTGGTATTACCAGAGGGAAATGCGAAAGCCGCAGTCGCAAAAGACGCGGCTTCCACTGGGCGTTCGCGATGA
- a CDS encoding MucR family transcriptional regulator: MTEEDIALNETLITLTSDIVAAHVSNNSVAVSDLPLIINNVHGALAGLSGKAAELARAEPAVPIKSSIKPDYIVCLEDGKKLKMLKRHLMTHYGMTPDEYRVKWGLPSNYPMVAPNYAEQRRELAKAIGLGKKKKKR, translated from the coding sequence ATGACAGAGGAAGATATTGCTCTGAATGAGACGCTCATTACGCTCACTTCAGATATTGTTGCCGCGCATGTCAGTAATAACAGCGTCGCTGTTTCTGATTTACCGCTCATCATTAATAATGTGCATGGCGCACTAGCCGGTCTATCTGGAAAAGCTGCTGAACTGGCACGCGCTGAACCCGCCGTACCAATTAAATCATCGATCAAGCCGGACTATATCGTCTGTTTGGAAGACGGTAAGAAATTGAAAATGCTCAAGCGGCATTTGATGACTCATTATGGTATGACGCCAGACGAATATCGCGTCAAATGGGGTTTGCCGAGCAACTATCCAATGGTTGCACCCAATTACGCTGAACAGCGCCGGGAACTGGCAAAAGCCATAGGTTTGGGGAAGAAAAAGAAAAAGCGCTAA
- the ybeY gene encoding rRNA maturation RNase YbeY: MLRIELNKGANWSDEIDWQERSEKASTAALSVSSYGQLAQQNFALEISVKLSDNDEVQQLNAAYRGKDKPTNVLSFPLVPHDLLQSLSNSDDGEVLLGDIIMAHDVCAQEADEKSITMADYMSHLLVHGVLHLLGYDHETEADALIMEALEVRALQNLSIANPYIDRHTE, from the coding sequence ATGCTGCGGATTGAACTCAACAAGGGCGCGAATTGGAGCGATGAGATTGATTGGCAGGAACGAAGCGAAAAGGCTTCAACTGCCGCGCTTTCGGTATCTTCTTACGGCCAACTGGCTCAGCAAAATTTCGCCTTGGAGATCAGTGTAAAGTTGTCTGACAATGATGAAGTCCAACAACTCAACGCCGCTTATCGCGGTAAAGACAAACCAACCAATGTTCTATCCTTCCCTCTAGTGCCGCATGACCTTCTGCAATCCCTGTCTAATAGCGATGATGGCGAAGTGCTGCTCGGCGATATCATCATGGCGCATGATGTTTGCGCTCAAGAGGCAGATGAAAAATCGATAACGATGGCCGACTATATGTCGCACCTGTTGGTCCATGGCGTTTTGCATTTATTAGGCTATGATCACGAAACAGAAGCAGACGCTTTGATTATGGAAGCTTTGGAAGTAAGAGCGCTCCAAAATTTGAGCATTGCCAACCCTTATATCGATCGACATACGGAATGA